Proteins from a genomic interval of Ralstonia wenshanensis:
- a CDS encoding carboxymuconolactone decarboxylase family protein, producing MSGMPEFKSVVKDVSAHMRSLRESQPELMTAFSQLAAAGTKDGALSKKTRELVALGIAISSRCDDCIGFHVQALVKLGTTRAELEEVLGTAVYMGGGPSMMYATHALAAFEQFSA from the coding sequence ATGAGCGGCATGCCCGAATTCAAAAGCGTGGTCAAAGATGTGTCTGCGCACATGCGCAGCTTGCGCGAATCGCAGCCGGAGTTGATGACGGCATTCAGCCAACTGGCGGCAGCCGGCACAAAAGACGGCGCACTGAGCAAGAAGACGCGGGAACTGGTGGCGCTGGGAATAGCCATTTCCAGCCGCTGCGACGACTGCATCGGCTTCCATGTCCAGGCGCTGGTCAAACTCGGCACAACCCGTGCCGAACTGGAAGAGGTGTTGGGAACAGCCGTCTACATGGGAGGCGGCCCTTCGATGATGTACGCCACGCATGCGCTGGCGGCGTTCGAGCAGTTTTCAGCCTGA
- the hrcA gene encoding heat-inducible transcriptional repressor HrcA, with translation MDKRATILLKTLIERYIAEGQPVGSRTLSKYSGLDLSPATIRNVMSDLEEMGFIASPHTSAGRVPTPRGYRLFVDTMLTASPLDVLSTQDRMAQQMVGAIAEQVRTQLASHGSESSQRVIAAAAQTLSNLSQFAGIVMTPRRTHAFRQIEFLRLSESRILLIVVTPEGDVQNRIIHTDTPYSPSQLVEAANYINAHYGGQTFDAVRESLRGELSALQADMTALMQAAVEAGSSAASEEEPVVISGERKLLDVEDLSSSMDKLRRLFAVFEQKTGLLQLLDVSSRAEGVQIFIGGESSLVPHEDMAVITAPYEVDGKIVGTLGVIGPMRMAYERVIPIVDITAKLLSSTLSQY, from the coding sequence ATGGACAAGCGCGCCACTATCCTCCTCAAGACCTTGATCGAACGGTATATCGCCGAGGGCCAGCCCGTGGGCTCGCGCACCTTGTCGAAGTATTCGGGGCTCGATCTGTCGCCGGCCACCATCCGCAATGTGATGTCCGACCTCGAGGAGATGGGCTTCATCGCGAGCCCCCACACCTCCGCCGGGCGCGTGCCGACGCCACGCGGCTATCGCCTCTTCGTCGATACGATGCTGACGGCCAGCCCGCTGGATGTGCTGAGCACGCAAGACCGCATGGCGCAGCAGATGGTGGGTGCGATTGCCGAGCAGGTGCGCACGCAGCTGGCGTCGCATGGGTCGGAATCGTCGCAGCGGGTGATTGCGGCGGCGGCGCAGACCTTGTCCAACCTCTCGCAGTTTGCCGGCATCGTGATGACGCCGCGCCGCACGCATGCGTTCCGGCAGATCGAATTCCTGAGGCTGTCGGAATCGCGCATCCTGCTGATCGTCGTTACGCCCGAAGGCGACGTGCAGAACCGCATCATCCATACCGATACGCCGTACAGCCCGTCGCAACTGGTGGAAGCGGCCAACTACATCAATGCACACTACGGCGGCCAGACCTTCGATGCGGTGCGCGAAAGCCTGCGCGGCGAGCTGTCTGCACTGCAGGCCGACATGACCGCGCTGATGCAGGCTGCCGTGGAAGCGGGCAGCAGTGCCGCGTCGGAAGAGGAACCGGTCGTCATTTCGGGCGAACGCAAGCTGCTGGATGTGGAAGATTTGTCTTCATCCATGGACAAGCTGCGCCGGCTCTTTGCCGTGTTCGAACAGAAGACCGGCCTGCTGCAACTGCTGGACGTATCGAGCCGTGCCGAGGGCGTGCAGATCTTCATCGGCGGCGAAAGCAGCCTTGTGCCGCACGAAGACATGGCCGTCATCACCGCGCCGTACGAGGTGGACGGCAAGATTGTCGGCACGCTGGGCGTGATCGGGCCGATGCGCATGGCGTATGAGCGCGTGATCCCGATCGTGGATATCACAGCCAAGCTGCTATCCAGCACCCTCAGCCAGTATTGA
- a CDS encoding S8 family peptidase translates to MTPSLFRLKSWLRAGAGLACLAWVMGSQVATAAAPLPQYTGDLIIKWRDDTSGTRKTLSASEANNRLLSVAQAAGSTLQVKRTLGTNAQLMHTGLTDAASIQATVDKIAQDARVAYVVPDRILRPNTIPNDPLFATQNNLAAPALVPGGINAAAAWSITQGSTGIVVAVVDTGYTDHPDLSPKILPGYNFISDPARAGNSFGRGTDAHDLGDIVTAADVPNISGCTTNDISNPAASSWHGTEVSSVLAAQTNNTLDIAGVGWNTPIVPVRVSGKCGALLSDTVDGMLWAGGINVSGVPTNANPARVVNVSLGSTTQCSAAEQDAVNQLAARGAIVVAAAGNEAAQTVDAPANCAGAIAVTAHVDSGENASYANVGPQVALSAPGGGCGNSKVVTTTNPATCAEPVSVIQADSNDGTQSVGNPTVKSVAGTSFSTPETAGTIALMLSVQPQLSNAQVLAGLKQTARPHPSGTFCAVNTGICGAGLLDTAGAVSYAQNTAPAGAGSGTTGSGGSTGSSSSGGGGGGTIPLAGAALLLVAGMYGGRRRPKAH, encoded by the coding sequence ATGACCCCCTCCCTCTTCCGGTTGAAGTCTTGGCTCCGCGCGGGCGCCGGCCTGGCCTGTCTTGCCTGGGTGATGGGCAGCCAGGTCGCCACAGCTGCCGCGCCGCTGCCGCAATACACCGGTGACCTGATCATCAAATGGCGCGACGACACGAGTGGCACGCGCAAGACGCTCTCCGCCAGCGAGGCGAACAACCGCTTGCTGTCGGTAGCGCAAGCAGCGGGCAGCACGCTGCAGGTCAAGCGCACGCTGGGCACCAATGCGCAGCTCATGCACACCGGCCTGACCGATGCGGCCAGCATCCAGGCCACCGTCGACAAGATCGCGCAGGACGCCCGCGTGGCCTATGTCGTGCCTGATCGCATCCTGCGGCCCAACACCATTCCGAACGATCCGCTGTTCGCCACGCAGAACAACCTGGCCGCACCGGCGCTGGTACCGGGCGGCATCAACGCAGCCGCGGCGTGGAGCATCACGCAGGGCTCCACGGGCATCGTGGTGGCGGTGGTCGATACCGGCTATACCGATCACCCTGATCTGTCGCCCAAGATCCTGCCGGGCTACAACTTTATTTCGGACCCTGCGCGCGCGGGGAATTCCTTCGGCCGGGGGACGGACGCGCATGACCTGGGCGACATCGTTACTGCAGCCGACGTTCCCAATATCTCCGGCTGCACCACCAATGACATTAGCAATCCTGCGGCAAGCAGTTGGCACGGCACCGAGGTCAGCAGCGTACTCGCCGCCCAGACAAACAACACCCTCGATATCGCAGGGGTAGGCTGGAATACGCCGATCGTGCCGGTACGCGTGTCGGGCAAATGCGGCGCGCTGCTGTCCGACACGGTGGACGGCATGCTGTGGGCGGGCGGCATCAACGTGTCCGGCGTGCCGACCAACGCCAACCCGGCGCGTGTGGTGAACGTGAGCCTGGGCAGCACCACGCAGTGCTCTGCGGCAGAACAGGACGCGGTGAACCAGTTGGCCGCACGCGGCGCCATCGTGGTGGCGGCCGCCGGCAATGAAGCCGCGCAGACCGTTGATGCGCCGGCCAATTGCGCAGGCGCCATCGCCGTCACCGCGCACGTCGACAGCGGCGAGAACGCCAGCTACGCGAACGTCGGGCCGCAGGTGGCGCTGTCGGCGCCGGGCGGTGGCTGCGGCAACTCGAAGGTCGTCACCACGACAAATCCGGCAACTTGTGCGGAGCCCGTCTCCGTCATCCAGGCCGACTCGAACGACGGTACGCAGAGCGTCGGCAATCCCACGGTCAAGTCGGTGGCAGGTACGAGCTTCTCGACACCGGAAACAGCCGGCACCATCGCGTTGATGCTGAGTGTGCAACCACAGTTGTCGAACGCGCAGGTATTGGCGGGTCTGAAGCAGACCGCACGCCCGCACCCGAGCGGCACGTTTTGCGCCGTGAACACCGGCATCTGCGGCGCGGGCCTGCTGGATACCGCAGGTGCTGTCAGTTATGCCCAGAACACGGCGCCAGCCGGCGCGGGTAGTGGGACGACGGGGTCGGGCGGATCGACCGGGAGTTCCAGCAGCGGTGGTGGAGGCGGTGGGACCATCCCGCTGGCCGGTGCAGCGCTGCTGTTGGTGGCCGGCATGTACGGCGGTCGCCGTCGCCCGAAGGCGCATTAA
- a CDS encoding NAD kinase codes for MSIPSSAVAPQAPAASSVSPFKTVALVGRYSAANIAGPLMELASCIAARGHDIVFERETALNIGVQDYPALPPEEMARHADVAVVLGGDGTLLGIGRHLAGASVPVIGVNHGRLGFMTDIPFDDVHTVLPDMLSGRYEAETRTLLQAQVVRDDEVIFSALAFNDVVVNRSGTSGMVELAVSVDGFFMYNQRSDGLIVSTPTGSTAYALSAGGPILHPALSGLVLVPIAPHSLSNRPIVIPHDAEVVIQVTSGRDASVNFDMQSLTSLLPGDRIVVRRSERTVRLLHPVGYNYYATLRKKLHWHEYPTEDNRL; via the coding sequence ATGTCGATTCCCTCGTCCGCCGTGGCCCCGCAAGCTCCCGCCGCCTCGTCCGTTTCGCCTTTCAAGACCGTTGCGCTGGTCGGCCGGTATTCGGCTGCCAACATTGCCGGCCCTCTCATGGAACTGGCGTCGTGCATTGCCGCGCGCGGGCATGACATTGTCTTCGAGCGCGAAACGGCGCTCAACATCGGCGTTCAGGACTACCCTGCCCTGCCGCCCGAAGAGATGGCGCGCCACGCCGACGTGGCCGTCGTCCTCGGCGGTGACGGCACGCTGCTCGGCATTGGACGCCACCTGGCCGGTGCCAGCGTCCCCGTGATCGGCGTCAACCACGGGCGGCTCGGCTTCATGACCGACATTCCGTTCGACGACGTACACACCGTGCTGCCCGACATGTTGTCGGGCCGCTACGAGGCCGAAACCCGCACGCTGCTGCAGGCACAGGTCGTGCGCGACGACGAGGTCATCTTCTCCGCCCTCGCCTTCAACGACGTGGTAGTCAACCGCTCGGGCACCTCGGGCATGGTGGAGCTTGCCGTGTCGGTCGACGGCTTCTTCATGTACAACCAGCGTTCGGACGGCTTGATCGTCTCCACGCCCACGGGCTCGACGGCGTATGCGCTGTCTGCCGGCGGGCCGATCCTGCATCCCGCGCTCTCGGGTCTGGTGCTGGTGCCCATCGCACCGCACTCGCTGTCGAACCGGCCGATTGTCATTCCGCACGACGCCGAGGTGGTCATCCAGGTCACCAGCGGGCGCGATGCCAGCGTCAACTTCGACATGCAGTCGCTCACGTCACTGCTGCCCGGTGACCGCATCGTGGTGCGCCGCTCGGAGCGCACGGTGCGGCTGCTGCACCCGGTCGGCTACAACTACTACGCCACGCTGCGCAAGAAGCTGCACTGGCACGAGTATCCGACCGAAGACAACCGGCTCTAA
- the hutC gene encoding histidine utilization repressor has protein sequence MSHDPSASTPAFQRIKEDILMRIRSGEWQEGEMIPGETTLAQTFGVSRMTVNRALRELTAEQILTRVQGLGTFVAQQKYQATLVAIRNIAEEIAARGHRHRAELHKLERARANEAMAASFGVPVGRALFHSLIVHFENDLPIQVEDRWVNAALAPDYMQQDFTQTTPNAYLMRAAPLQGVDYGIEARLPPREIAEMLHMDVREPCLMLRRKTLSQGQVASVATMWHPGGRYQFTGSF, from the coding sequence ATGTCACACGACCCGTCCGCCAGCACGCCCGCCTTCCAGCGCATCAAGGAAGACATCCTCATGCGCATCCGCAGCGGCGAGTGGCAAGAAGGCGAAATGATCCCGGGGGAGACCACGCTCGCGCAGACGTTTGGCGTGTCGCGCATGACGGTCAATCGCGCGCTGCGCGAGCTGACCGCCGAGCAGATCCTCACGCGCGTGCAGGGGTTGGGGACGTTCGTCGCGCAGCAGAAGTACCAGGCGACGCTGGTGGCGATCCGCAACATCGCCGAGGAAATTGCCGCACGCGGTCACCGGCACCGTGCCGAGCTGCACAAGCTGGAGCGCGCCCGCGCCAACGAAGCGATGGCCGCGTCCTTCGGCGTACCGGTGGGGCGCGCCCTGTTCCATTCGCTGATCGTGCACTTCGAGAATGACCTGCCGATCCAGGTGGAAGACCGCTGGGTGAATGCCGCGCTGGCCCCTGACTATATGCAACAGGATTTCACGCAGACCACGCCAAACGCCTACCTCATGCGTGCCGCCCCGTTGCAGGGCGTGGATTACGGCATCGAGGCGCGCCTGCCGCCGCGCGAGATCGCCGAAATGCTGCACATGGATGTGCGCGAACCGTGTCTGATGCTACGGCGCAAGACGCTATCCCAGGGCCAGGTCGCCTCCGTGGCAACCATGTGGCACCCGGGCGGGCGGTATCAGTTCACGGGCAGTTTCTAA
- the hutU gene encoding urocanate hydratase gives MNAPTNAAHLTNDPRYDASREIRAPRGTELHCKSWLTEAAYRMLQNNLDPDVAENPKHLVVYGGIGRAARDWACFDKILETLRELNDDESLLVQSGKPVGVFKTHPDAPRVLIANSNLVPKWANWEHFNELDRKGLFMYGQMTAGSWIYIGSQGIVQGTYETFAEAGRQHYDGKLAGKWILTAGLGGMGGAQPLAATLAGAVSLNIECQQSSIDFRLRTRYLDKQAKDIDDAFNLIRHHCERGEAVSIGLLGNAAEILPELVKRARAGGLKPDLVTDQTSAHDLVNGYLPVGWTVEQWRAAQRDPSQHARLTDEAAKSCAVHVQAMLDFQAMGIPTVDYGNNIRQVAFDQGVKNAFDFPGFVPAYIRPLFCEGKGPFRWVALSGDPEDIYKTDAKIKELFPHNTHVHRWLDMARDRIAFQGLPARICWLGLGERHLAGLAFNEMVKNGELKAPIVIGRDHLDTGSVASPNRETEAMRDGTDAVSDWPLLNALLNTAGGATWVSLHHGGGVGMGYSQHSGVVIVADGTDAAAKRLGRVLVNDSGSGVMRHADAGYETAIACAKRNGLNLPMIG, from the coding sequence ATGAACGCCCCGACCAACGCTGCCCACCTGACCAACGACCCGCGCTACGACGCCTCGCGCGAAATCCGCGCCCCTCGCGGCACCGAGCTGCATTGCAAGAGCTGGCTGACCGAAGCGGCCTACCGGATGCTGCAGAACAACCTCGACCCGGACGTGGCCGAGAACCCCAAGCACCTCGTCGTGTATGGCGGCATCGGCCGCGCCGCGCGCGACTGGGCCTGCTTCGACAAGATCCTGGAAACGCTGCGCGAGCTGAACGACGACGAATCGCTGCTCGTGCAATCGGGCAAGCCGGTGGGCGTGTTCAAGACCCATCCGGATGCGCCGCGCGTCTTGATCGCCAACTCCAACCTCGTGCCCAAGTGGGCGAACTGGGAACACTTCAACGAGCTGGATCGCAAGGGCCTGTTCATGTACGGCCAGATGACGGCCGGCAGCTGGATCTACATCGGCAGCCAGGGCATCGTCCAGGGCACCTACGAGACGTTTGCCGAAGCCGGCCGCCAGCATTACGACGGCAAGCTGGCCGGCAAGTGGATCCTGACCGCAGGTCTGGGTGGCATGGGCGGCGCCCAGCCGCTGGCCGCCACGCTGGCCGGCGCCGTGTCGCTGAACATCGAATGCCAGCAATCGAGCATCGATTTCCGCCTGCGTACGCGTTACCTCGACAAGCAGGCCAAGGACATCGACGACGCGTTCAACCTGATTCGCCACCATTGCGAGCGCGGCGAGGCCGTGTCCATCGGCCTGCTCGGCAATGCGGCGGAAATCCTGCCGGAGCTGGTCAAGCGTGCCCGCGCCGGTGGCCTGAAGCCGGATCTGGTGACCGACCAGACCTCGGCGCATGATCTGGTCAACGGCTATCTGCCGGTTGGCTGGACGGTCGAGCAATGGCGTGCTGCGCAACGCGATCCGTCGCAGCACGCCCGCCTGACCGACGAGGCCGCCAAGTCCTGCGCCGTGCACGTGCAGGCCATGCTCGATTTCCAGGCCATGGGCATTCCGACCGTCGACTACGGCAACAACATCCGCCAGGTCGCGTTCGACCAGGGTGTGAAAAACGCCTTCGACTTCCCGGGCTTCGTGCCGGCCTACATCCGTCCGCTGTTCTGCGAGGGCAAGGGCCCGTTCCGCTGGGTGGCGCTGTCGGGCGATCCGGAAGACATCTACAAGACCGACGCCAAGATCAAGGAACTCTTCCCGCACAACACGCACGTGCATCGCTGGCTCGACATGGCGCGGGACCGCATCGCGTTCCAGGGGCTGCCCGCACGCATCTGCTGGCTGGGCCTGGGCGAGCGTCACCTGGCCGGCCTGGCCTTCAATGAGATGGTCAAGAACGGCGAGTTGAAGGCGCCCATCGTGATCGGCCGCGATCACCTGGACACGGGCTCGGTCGCCAGCCCCAACCGCGAAACCGAAGCCATGCGCGATGGCACCGACGCCGTGTCGGACTGGCCGCTGCTCAACGCGCTGCTCAACACGGCCGGCGGTGCGACGTGGGTGTCGCTGCACCACGGCGGCGGTGTCGGCATGGGCTATTCGCAGCACTCGGGCGTGGTGATCGTCGCCGACGGCACCGATGCTGCGGCCAAGCGCCTGGGTCGTGTGCTCGTCAACGATTCCGGCTCCGGCGTCATGCGCCATGCCGATGCCGGCTACGAAACCGCCATTGCCTGCGCCAAGCGCAACGGTTTGAACCTGCCGATGATCGGCTAA
- the recN gene encoding DNA repair protein RecN: MLRSLTIRDFVIVHALDLDLADGFTVFTGETGAGKSILIDALALTLGERADAAVVREGAPRADITAEFDVHPHVAAWLEAHELHDDEGVILLRRTVDAAGRSKAFINGAAVTLAQLREVGEQLVDIHGQHAHQLLLKADAQRSLLDAHAGLEGAVRVVGERYREWHAVVRAREAAEQQSREVQLERERIEWQVNELQKLGPQPGEWEEVQAEHHRLSHAASLIEGTRAALDGLSESEGAVLTQLGATLHTLRELAEIDPALTDVLAALEPAEVQIQEAVHTLARYADRAELDPDRLAEVDARMQALHTMARKYRVAPETLPAELAERQAQLAALQAASDLDALQAQEAQTQAAYMTVAQSLSRDRAKAARELADAVTGAMQGLSMAGGRFDIALHALEHGGAAGLEQVEFLVAGHAGVSPRPLAKVASGGELARISLAISVIASEASPTPTLIFDEVDSGIGGAVAEVVGRRLRELGMRRQVLCVTHLPQVAALANHHIQVAKQTVAGSTRSDLVVLDATGRVDEIARMLGGASLTDTTRRHADEMLAAGRAQSAPESATRKSRRVAQ; the protein is encoded by the coding sequence ATGCTGCGCAGCCTCACCATCCGCGATTTCGTCATCGTTCACGCGCTGGATCTCGATCTGGCCGACGGTTTTACCGTGTTTACGGGCGAGACCGGCGCGGGCAAATCCATCCTGATCGATGCACTTGCACTCACGCTGGGTGAGCGCGCCGATGCGGCTGTCGTGCGCGAAGGCGCGCCGCGTGCCGACATCACCGCCGAGTTCGACGTGCATCCGCATGTGGCCGCATGGCTGGAGGCACATGAACTGCACGACGACGAGGGCGTGATCCTGCTGCGTCGCACAGTCGATGCTGCCGGCCGCAGCAAAGCCTTCATCAACGGCGCGGCCGTCACGCTGGCGCAGCTGCGCGAGGTGGGCGAACAACTGGTCGACATCCACGGTCAGCACGCGCATCAACTGCTGCTGAAGGCGGATGCGCAGCGCAGCCTCCTCGACGCCCATGCGGGCCTGGAAGGCGCCGTGCGCGTGGTCGGAGAACGTTACCGGGAGTGGCATGCCGTGGTGCGGGCACGCGAAGCCGCCGAGCAGCAGTCGCGCGAAGTCCAGCTCGAGCGCGAGCGCATCGAATGGCAGGTCAACGAATTGCAGAAGCTTGGCCCGCAACCTGGCGAGTGGGAAGAGGTCCAGGCCGAGCACCACCGCCTGTCGCACGCAGCCAGCCTGATCGAAGGCACGCGCGCGGCGCTGGATGGGTTGTCCGAGTCCGAAGGTGCGGTGCTCACGCAACTGGGAGCGACGCTCCATACGCTGCGTGAACTGGCCGAGATCGACCCCGCGCTTACCGACGTGCTGGCTGCACTTGAGCCGGCCGAGGTGCAGATCCAGGAGGCCGTGCACACGCTCGCCCGCTATGCCGATCGCGCCGAGCTGGACCCGGACCGCCTGGCCGAAGTTGACGCACGCATGCAGGCACTGCACACCATGGCACGCAAATACCGCGTCGCCCCCGAAACGCTGCCCGCTGAACTGGCTGAACGGCAGGCGCAACTGGCCGCGCTGCAAGCGGCATCCGACCTGGATGCGCTGCAGGCCCAGGAAGCGCAAACCCAAGCCGCCTATATGACGGTCGCGCAATCGCTGTCGCGCGACCGCGCCAAGGCCGCGCGCGAGTTGGCCGACGCGGTGACCGGGGCCATGCAAGGCCTGTCGATGGCCGGCGGCCGCTTCGACATCGCGCTGCACGCGCTGGAACATGGCGGCGCAGCGGGGCTGGAGCAAGTCGAATTCCTCGTCGCGGGGCATGCGGGCGTGTCACCACGGCCGTTGGCGAAGGTCGCCTCGGGCGGCGAGCTGGCGCGTATCAGCCTGGCCATCTCGGTGATTGCCAGCGAGGCAAGCCCGACGCCCACGCTGATCTTCGACGAAGTAGATTCCGGCATCGGCGGTGCGGTGGCAGAAGTCGTGGGACGACGCCTGCGCGAACTCGGCATGCGCCGCCAGGTGCTGTGCGTCACGCACCTGCCGCAAGTAGCCGCGCTCGCCAATCACCATATTCAAGTCGCCAAGCAGACGGTCGCCGGCAGCACGCGGTCCGACCTCGTGGTGCTGGACGCCACAGGCCGCGTGGACGAGATCGCCCGCATGCTGGGCGGCGCGTCGCTCACCGACACCACGCGGCGCCACGCAGACGAGATGCTCGCCGCGGGCCGTGCGCAATCGGCACCTGAATCCGCGACGCGGAAATCCCGCCGCGTGGCACAGTGA